A region from the Aegilops tauschii subsp. strangulata cultivar AL8/78 chromosome 5, Aet v6.0, whole genome shotgun sequence genome encodes:
- the LOC141020606 gene encoding cullin-associated NEDD8-dissociated protein 1-like, translating into MSKCPSALQVYHYDVKVPCHLILSKLADKCPYAVLAVLDSLVEPLEETIGDKPTGDAVKREIDRNEDMIHSALQAIAALSRISGSG; encoded by the exons ATGTCCAAGTGCCCAAGTGCTCTGCAAGTCT ATCATTATGATGTAAAAGTGCCCTGCCATCTGATTCTCTCAAAGCTAGCAGACAAGTGCCCCTACGCTGTTCTAGCAG TTTTGGACTCGTTAGTTGAACCCCTTGAGGAAACTATTGGTGACAAACCCACGGGTGATGCAGTGAAGCGGGAGATTGATCGCAACGAAGACATGATTCACAGTGCTCTTCAAGCAATTGCTGCTCTAAGCCGCATAAG TGGCAGCGGCTAA
- the LOC109766013 gene encoding protein NRT1/ PTR FAMILY 6.4 isoform X2: MVSAGGHGGHSDADDAVDFRGNPVDKSKTGGWLGAGLILGTELAERVCVIGISMNLVTYLVGELHLSNAKSANVVTNFMGTLNLLALVGGFLADAKLGRYLTIAVSATIAAAGVSLLTVDTVVPSMRPPPCVDARGAQGHECVPASGGQLALLYVALYVIAAGAGGLKANVSGFGSDQFDGRNPREERAMVFFFNRFYFCISLGSLFAVTVLVYVQDNVGRGWGYGVSAAAMALGVVVLVAGTSKYRYRRPAGSPLTVIGTVMWTAWKKRKLPTPANADELNGFHTAKVAHTDRLRCLDKAAVMDQVDLAATPEKQEQASTSTMTEVEEVKMVLNLLPIWSTCILFWTIYSQMTTFSVEQATRMDRHLNAGFLIPAGSLSVFLFLSILLFTSLNERLLVPLAARLTGRPQGLTSLQRVGTGLVFATVAMVVAALVEKMRRDAANGEPHVAISAFWLVPQFFLVGAGEAFAYVGQLEFFIREAPERMKSMSTGLFLVTLSMGFFLSSFLVFLVHTVTRGAWIRNNLDRGRLDLFYWMLAVLGVVNFLVFVVIARRHEYKPSTSVVVAPAGEDNDTTEKEMDDVLVVSENTVGMDV; this comes from the exons ATG GTTTCTGCCGGTGGCCATGGCGGCCACAGCGACGCCGACGATGCCGTCGACTTCCGCGGCAACCCGGTGGACAAATCCAAGACCGGGGGATGGCTCGGAGCCGGACTCATCCTAG GGACGGAGCTTGCGGAGCGCGTGTGCGTGATTGGCATCTCGATGAACCTGGTGACGTACCTCGTCGGCGAGCTGCACCTCTCCAACGCCAAATCCGCCAACGTCGTCACCAACTTCATGGGCACGCTCAACCTCCTAGCCCTCGTCGGCGGCTTCCTCGCCGACGCCAAGCTCGGCCGCTACCTCACCATCGCCGTCTCGGCCACCATCGCCGCCGCA GGCGTGAGCTTGCTGACGGTGGACACGGTGGTGCCGAGCATGAGGCCGCCGCCGTGCGTGGACGCGCGGGGCGCGCAGGGGCACGAGTGCGTGCCGGCGagcggcgggcagctggcgctgCTGTACGTGGCGCTGTACGTCATCGCGGCCGGCGCGGGGGGCCTCAAGGCCAACGTGTCGGGGTTCGGGTCGGACCAGTTCGACGGCCGGAACCCGCGGGAGGAGCGCGCCATGGTCTTCTTCTTCAACCGCTTCTACTTCTGCATCAGCCTCGGGTCCCTGTTCGCGGTCACCGTGCTGGTGTACGTGCAGGACAACGTCGGACGGGGCTGGGGCTACGGCGTGTCGGCCGCCGCCATGGCCCTCGGCGTCGTCGTGCTCGTGGCGGGGACGTCCAAGTACCGGTACCGGCGGCCGGCGGGGAGCCCGCTCACGGTCATCGGTACGGTGATGTGGACGGCGTGGAAGAAGCGCAAGCTGCCGACCCCTGCCAATGCCGACGAGCTCAATGGATTCCACACGGCCAAGGTGGCCCATACCGACAGGCTCAG GTGCCTCGACAAAGCCGCAGTTATGGATCAAGTCGACCTGGCTGCAACTCCGGAAAAGCAGGAGCAGGCATCAACCTCAACAATGACGGAAGTGGAGGAGGTGAAGATGGTGTTGAACCTGTTGCCTATCTGGTCCACCTGCATCCTCTTCTGGACAATATACTCTCAGATGACCACATTCTCCGTGGAGCAAGCCACCCGCATGGACCGTCACCTCAACGCCGGCTTCCTCATCCCCGCCGGCTCCCTCTCcgtcttcctcttcctctccaTCCTCCTCTTCACCTCCCTCAACGAGCGCCTCCTCGTGCCGCTCGCCGCCCGCCTCACCGGCCGCCCGCAGGGGCTCACCTCGCTCCAGCGCGTAGGCACGGGCCTCGTCTTCGCGACCGTGGCCATGGTCGTGGCCGCGCTGGTCGAGAAGATGCGCCGCGACGCCGCGAACGGGGAGCCCCACGTCGCCATCAGCGCGTTCTGGCTGGTGCCGCAGTTCTTCCTCGTGGGCGCCGGCGAGGCGTTCGCGTACGTGGGGCAGCTCGAATTCTTCATCCGCGAGGCGCCGGAGCGGATGAAGTCCATGAGCACGGGGCTCTTCCTGGTTACGCTGTCCATGGGGTTCTTCCTGAGCAGCTTCCTCGTCTTCCTCGTCCACACCGTGACAAGGGGGGCATGGATACGGAATAACCTGGATAGGGGGAGGCTTGACTTGTTCTACTGGATGCTGGCTGTGCTTGGGGTGGTGAACTTCCTTGTGTTCGTGGTGATTGCGAGGCGGCACGAGTACAAGCCCAGCACCTCAGTGGTTGTGGCTCCCGCTGGGGAGGACAACGATACCACGGAAAAGGAGATGGACGACGTCCTTGTGGTCAGTGAGAACACTGTGGGGATGGATGTGTAG
- the LOC109766013 gene encoding protein NRT1/ PTR FAMILY 6.4 isoform X1 translates to MQVSAGGHGGHSDADDAVDFRGNPVDKSKTGGWLGAGLILGTELAERVCVIGISMNLVTYLVGELHLSNAKSANVVTNFMGTLNLLALVGGFLADAKLGRYLTIAVSATIAAAGVSLLTVDTVVPSMRPPPCVDARGAQGHECVPASGGQLALLYVALYVIAAGAGGLKANVSGFGSDQFDGRNPREERAMVFFFNRFYFCISLGSLFAVTVLVYVQDNVGRGWGYGVSAAAMALGVVVLVAGTSKYRYRRPAGSPLTVIGTVMWTAWKKRKLPTPANADELNGFHTAKVAHTDRLRCLDKAAVMDQVDLAATPEKQEQASTSTMTEVEEVKMVLNLLPIWSTCILFWTIYSQMTTFSVEQATRMDRHLNAGFLIPAGSLSVFLFLSILLFTSLNERLLVPLAARLTGRPQGLTSLQRVGTGLVFATVAMVVAALVEKMRRDAANGEPHVAISAFWLVPQFFLVGAGEAFAYVGQLEFFIREAPERMKSMSTGLFLVTLSMGFFLSSFLVFLVHTVTRGAWIRNNLDRGRLDLFYWMLAVLGVVNFLVFVVIARRHEYKPSTSVVVAPAGEDNDTTEKEMDDVLVVSENTVGMDV, encoded by the exons ATGCAGGTTTCTGCCGGTGGCCATGGCGGCCACAGCGACGCCGACGATGCCGTCGACTTCCGCGGCAACCCGGTGGACAAATCCAAGACCGGGGGATGGCTCGGAGCCGGACTCATCCTAG GGACGGAGCTTGCGGAGCGCGTGTGCGTGATTGGCATCTCGATGAACCTGGTGACGTACCTCGTCGGCGAGCTGCACCTCTCCAACGCCAAATCCGCCAACGTCGTCACCAACTTCATGGGCACGCTCAACCTCCTAGCCCTCGTCGGCGGCTTCCTCGCCGACGCCAAGCTCGGCCGCTACCTCACCATCGCCGTCTCGGCCACCATCGCCGCCGCA GGCGTGAGCTTGCTGACGGTGGACACGGTGGTGCCGAGCATGAGGCCGCCGCCGTGCGTGGACGCGCGGGGCGCGCAGGGGCACGAGTGCGTGCCGGCGagcggcgggcagctggcgctgCTGTACGTGGCGCTGTACGTCATCGCGGCCGGCGCGGGGGGCCTCAAGGCCAACGTGTCGGGGTTCGGGTCGGACCAGTTCGACGGCCGGAACCCGCGGGAGGAGCGCGCCATGGTCTTCTTCTTCAACCGCTTCTACTTCTGCATCAGCCTCGGGTCCCTGTTCGCGGTCACCGTGCTGGTGTACGTGCAGGACAACGTCGGACGGGGCTGGGGCTACGGCGTGTCGGCCGCCGCCATGGCCCTCGGCGTCGTCGTGCTCGTGGCGGGGACGTCCAAGTACCGGTACCGGCGGCCGGCGGGGAGCCCGCTCACGGTCATCGGTACGGTGATGTGGACGGCGTGGAAGAAGCGCAAGCTGCCGACCCCTGCCAATGCCGACGAGCTCAATGGATTCCACACGGCCAAGGTGGCCCATACCGACAGGCTCAG GTGCCTCGACAAAGCCGCAGTTATGGATCAAGTCGACCTGGCTGCAACTCCGGAAAAGCAGGAGCAGGCATCAACCTCAACAATGACGGAAGTGGAGGAGGTGAAGATGGTGTTGAACCTGTTGCCTATCTGGTCCACCTGCATCCTCTTCTGGACAATATACTCTCAGATGACCACATTCTCCGTGGAGCAAGCCACCCGCATGGACCGTCACCTCAACGCCGGCTTCCTCATCCCCGCCGGCTCCCTCTCcgtcttcctcttcctctccaTCCTCCTCTTCACCTCCCTCAACGAGCGCCTCCTCGTGCCGCTCGCCGCCCGCCTCACCGGCCGCCCGCAGGGGCTCACCTCGCTCCAGCGCGTAGGCACGGGCCTCGTCTTCGCGACCGTGGCCATGGTCGTGGCCGCGCTGGTCGAGAAGATGCGCCGCGACGCCGCGAACGGGGAGCCCCACGTCGCCATCAGCGCGTTCTGGCTGGTGCCGCAGTTCTTCCTCGTGGGCGCCGGCGAGGCGTTCGCGTACGTGGGGCAGCTCGAATTCTTCATCCGCGAGGCGCCGGAGCGGATGAAGTCCATGAGCACGGGGCTCTTCCTGGTTACGCTGTCCATGGGGTTCTTCCTGAGCAGCTTCCTCGTCTTCCTCGTCCACACCGTGACAAGGGGGGCATGGATACGGAATAACCTGGATAGGGGGAGGCTTGACTTGTTCTACTGGATGCTGGCTGTGCTTGGGGTGGTGAACTTCCTTGTGTTCGTGGTGATTGCGAGGCGGCACGAGTACAAGCCCAGCACCTCAGTGGTTGTGGCTCCCGCTGGGGAGGACAACGATACCACGGAAAAGGAGATGGACGACGTCCTTGTGGTCAGTGAGAACACTGTGGGGATGGATGTGTAG
- the LOC123493419 gene encoding uncharacterized protein: MEVLISAVAGDLVGRFISFLAQNYGTHTCEEEDRRRLERILLRMHTVVEEAEGRHITNRGMLRQLKALIEGMYLGYYMLDRLRVQSLGEESVEDDEVSYRSQSFAVSTFNTAKRLRLAVAASITKNTPVAFGAGSTTKLKSVLESLEAHTADMREFVMLLVSCPRLSRQPYDTYLHMDKCMFGRHIEKEQLLNFLLCSDDSHDGTNFSILPIIGPCRVGKKTLVQHACRDERVRGRFSHMFFYKGDDPHIGEFAANCKAGSGKYLFVVDFSWDVDAAAWENFRSCLQKMPGAWSKIVVIGRTDQVAKMGTAQPIRMKSLPQEEYWYFFKALAFGSMDPDENPRLASLGMQLATHLNGSFLGANIIGGVLRANPDTKFWCNMLLRIRELVRTHGSFGIHPEDLFERNIPVNFTKSSYVGAKVQGCWAYDLRETGPEQSELPKLTWQQLLTGAEIPDDEDKFDVLAWRSRIPPYRDYIVTLEKQKPRRN, from the coding sequence ATGGAGGTTCTGATTTCAGCAGTTGCGGGCGATCTTGTCGGCAGGTTCATCTCTTTCCTGGCTCAAAATTATGGCACCCACACATGTGAGGAGGAGGATCGTAGAAGGTTGGAACGCATCTTGCTGAGGATGCACACCGTTGTTGAAGAAGCAGAGGGGCGGCACATCACAAATCGAGGGATGCTCCGGCAGCTGAAGGCGCTCATCGAGGGTATGTACCTTGGGTACTACATGCTGGACAGGCTCAGGGTCCAGTCCCTTGGAGAAGAGAGCGTCGAGGATGACGAGGTGAGTTATCGGAGCCAATCTTTTGCCGTTTCTACTTTTAATACCGCCAAGCGCCTTCGTTTGGCTGTTGCTGCTTCTATAACGAAGAACACACCAGTAGCATTTGGGGCCGGGAGCACAACAAAGTTGAAAAGTGTTCTTGAAAGTTTGGAGGCTCATACCGCAGATATGAGAGAGTTTGTGATGCTCCTTGTCAGCTGCCCTCGCCTGTCTCGCCAGCCATACGATACATATCTACACATGGATAAGTGCATGTTTGGTCGCCACATCGAGAAAGAGCAACTCCTCAACTTCTTACTATGCAGTGATGATAGTCATGATGGAACAAATTTCAGCATCCTTCCGATCATCGGCCCGTGCAGAGTCGGAAAGAAAACTCTGGTGCAACATGCTTGCAGGGATGAGAGGGTGCGGGGTCGTTTCTCCCACATGTTTTTCTATAAAGGCGATGACCCGCATATTGGAGAATTTGCGGCGAACTGCAAGGCAGGCTCGGGGAAGTACTTATTTGTTGTTGATTTCAGCTGGGATGTGGATGCGGCGGCATGGGAGAACTTCCGATCATGCCTGCAGAAGATGCCAGGTGCTTGGAGTAAAATTGTAGTGATAGGCAGAACAGATCAAGTTGCTAAAATGGGAACTGCCCAACCCATCAGGATGAAGAGTTTGCCGCAAGAAGAATACTGGTACTTCTTCAAGGCACTTGCCTTTGGAAGCATGGATCCTGATGAGAACCCAAGACTGGCATCTCTGGGAATGCAGTTGGCTACTCACCTAAATGGATCTTTTCTTGGTGCAAATATAATTGGTGGGGTATTAAGAGCTAATCCTGATACTAAATTTTGGTGCAACATGTTACTGAGGATAAGAGAACTAGTTCGGACGCACGGCTCCTTCGGCATACACCCCGAGGACCTTTTCGAGAGAAATATCCCTGTCAACTTCACCAAGTCGTCCTATGTGGGGGCTAAGGTTCAAGGATGTTGGGCTTACGATTTGAGGGAGACTGGCCCGGAGCAAAGTGAGCTGCCAAAACTGACATGGCAACAACTGCTAACCGGTGCTGAAATTCCTGATGATGAAGACAAGTTTGATGTGTTGGCATGGAGATCTCGGATCCCACCTTACCGCGACTACATAGTCACTTTAGAGAAACAGAAACCACGTCGTAATTAA
- the LOC109766012 gene encoding scarecrow-like protein 21, protein MSAKASERTYRCSDDSQMAYYNNSVPLAENGRFYMMQNHLDVHYTSSGDGSQKISSNPQVFEAQYCTLESSSANGVYPTQSSTSSHSISPISGSPLSQNDSHSYHTYDSPPTASCVTEIPDFQSKLKELENAILGPELDIASDSPESLLQANHPLKQDNWRQLLGINTGDLKQVIIACGKAVAANDMYATELLISELGQLVSVSGDPMQRLGAYMLEGLVARLSFSGSKLYKSLKCKEPTSSELMSYMHLLCEICPFYKFGYMSANGAIAEAIKGENFVHIIDFQIAQGSQWITIIQALAARPGGPPFLRITGIDDSNSAYARGGGLDMVGTRLHSISASCGLPFEFNAVHAASHEVYIQHLDTRPGEAIVVNFAYQLHHTPDESVSVENHRDRIIRMIKSLSPRVVTLVEQESNTNTSAFLPRYLETLDYYTAMFESIDVALPRDDKRRISTEQHCVARDIVNLIACEGAERVERHEVFGKWKARFAMAGFRPYPLSSVVNNTIKTLLDSYHSCYRLEERDGVLYLGWKGRVLVVSSAWC, encoded by the coding sequence ATGTCAGCTAAGGCTTCAGAACGTACATATAGATGCTCAGATGATTCACAAATGGCGTACTACAACAACTCGGTGCCTTTAGCAGAAAATGGACGGTTCTATATGATGCAAAATCATCTGGATGTTCACTACACATCTTCAGGTGATGGGTCACAGAaaattagttccaatcctcaagtATTTGAAGCACAGTACTGCACACTCGAATCATCATCGGCAAATGGTGTTTATCCTACACAGAGCTCCACATCTTCTCATAGCATCTCCCCTATAAGTGGGAGCCCCCTGTCTCAGAATGATAGCCACTCATACCACACATATGATTCACCCCCAACTGCTTCATGTGTTACCGAGATACCGGATTTCCAGAGTAAACTGAAGGAGCTAGAAAATGCAATTCTTGGACCTGAATTGGACATAGCCTCTGACAGCCCCGAGAGCTTATTGCAAGCCAACCATCCTTTGAAACAAGATAACTGGAGACAGCTTCTGGGAATTAACACAGGAGACTTGAAGCAGGTGATCATAGCATGCGGTAAGGCTGTTGCTGCGAATGATATGTATGCAACAGAACTATTGATATCTGAGCTAGGTCAGCTGGTGTCTGTCTCTGGAGATCCAATGCAACGCCTAGGGGCATATATGTTggaaggccttgtggccaggctcTCTTTCTCTGGAAGTAAGCTGTATAAATCCTTGAAGTGCAAAGAACCTACAAGCTCTGAGCTCATGTCTTACATGCATCTCCTCTGTGAGATCTGCCCGTTCTACAAGTTTGGTTACATGTCGGCCAATGGTGCCATAGCAGAGGCTATCAAAGGCGAGAACTTCGTTCACATCATTGATTTCCAAATCGCACAGGGGAGCCAGTGGATAACTATCATTCAGGCTCTTGCAGCGAGGCCCGGGGGTCCACCATTCCTAAGAATCACTGGTATAGATGACTCAAACTCTGCTTATGCCCGAGGTGGtggactggatatggttgggacAAGATTGCATAGCATCTCTGCTTCGTGTGGCCTTCCCTTTGAGTTCAATGCTGTCCATGCTGCTAGCCATGAGGTTTATATTCAGCATCTTGACACAAGACCTGGGGAGGCTATTGTAGTGAATTTTGCCTATCAGCTGCACCATACTCCTGATGAAAGCGTGAGCGTGGAAAATCACCGGGACAGGATCATAAGAATGATCAAGAGCCTGTCCCCTAGGGTGGTGACTCTTGTTGAGCAGGAGTCGAACACAAACACAAGTGCATTCTTGCCAAGGTACTTGGAGACCCTCGACTACTATACGGCAATGTTTGAGTCAATAGATGTTGCTCTACCAAGGGATGATAAGAGGCGGATTAGCACGGAGCAACACTGTGTGGCAAGGGATATCGTCAATTTAATCGCGTGCGAGGGTGCTGAAAGGGTTGAGAGGCACGAGGTGTTTGGGAAATGGAAGGCGAGGTTTGCAATGGCTGGATTCAGGCCGTACCCGCTGAGTTCGGTGGTGAACAACACCATCAAAACGCTGCTGGATAGCTACCACAGTTGCTACAGGCTTGAGGAGAGGGACGGAGTCCTTTACCTTGGTTGGAAGGGCAGAGTGTTGGTCGTGTCTTCTGCGTGGTGCTGA